In Anopheles arabiensis isolate DONGOLA chromosome 2, AaraD3, whole genome shotgun sequence, the genomic window aaacgatgggATCGATTGATTTCTTCAAAACTAGCGCTGCACGTGATGATTGCACGCGAATAGCGAATTACTTCTAATTATACATTcgaaagcaaaagcgaaaAATGTTACCGAATGGCAGTGCCAAAGCGATAAGAAAAACGGACCCGTCTGTGTAAAAGAGAAAATTCCACGAAACGTAAAAGCAGATTAGTGTGCAAttgaaaattacaaaaaaaaaaatagtcttGTTAGTAGCATTCATgctggtggggggggggcgaaaTTAATGAGCTGATCAACGTTCAAGCAGGAGTGGTGAGCATTCAAAGGAAGATTGCATTTGCAAATTAAGAGCGTTTGATTGGTTGTGTGGGAAGAAGAGAACTCGTAAGCTGCAACCCGGCCACCCTGCAACGAAAGTGATAAGCGTCATTCAAGAATTGGCCAATCAAAAGGTCAATTTGAATTGGAAGTCTCCTAACTAGAcgccgagagagagagagagagattttgTGCGAATGAAAAGAGCTTTGCAATCGTAATCGAATCAAACGACGGTTGCATTGGTGTCGATAAGGATACATTGTTTCGTGAGACAAAAAGGGAGCGAGTTGCATCCAATGAAAAACGCATTAAGAATCCTTTTCATTGAGAAATGtcattagtcgctgaaagggATTAGGAAGAAAGGGAAAGTTATTTACGGTTGAGTGCATCTAGTGTAAGAGAAAAGTGTTGATAGATTCAAAGGAACAGAGCTTCTTCGGTTGGTGAAATTGATTAGTTGTAGGAAGCATTCCTTTGTgtgaaacatattttgtaAGGAAATGTACTTGAGAACACATTTATATGATCAAAGTCTGCGCATTTACGCACTAAAGCTTCTCCAAACGACTCATTTCATGGCTTAATAGCGTGAGCAATGCAAGGGCACGCACTCACATCCTGAGGATTGTTTGATATGCATGAAGGGTacgttttgcaaaaacaagaaaaacaagacAGAAAAAGACCAGCGTTTGCTCTTCCCCGCCTGCAGCTCACCTTACATCATACATCATCTTATCTGTTTCTTAAAAATAACGACCCTGCGTATAATTCGTGCCACATCCCGTTGAGGAAAGCAGGAAAGTTAATGCGTAGCCAACGCTTGCTGGGGTCTTTCGTCGCTTCATGGAGACGGTGTGTGGAATTTAAAGTACGCGAAATTCCCTTTCCTTACCGTACAACACAGTGGCCCCTGGTTGGCATGCATCGATTAAAAGCTGCTTGATGGATGTTAGACCACCGACCATGGTTGGCAAAGAGAAAATTCACACGTTTCTGCATTGCTCGAAAGTATGGGAAAGAGGGATGTAAATAAATTTGCTGCCCAATGCAAACCCATATTGCAATGCGATTGATATCAGCCAGTGGCTGCACTGTCAATTAATCACGGAAGGTGATTAAAATGTCTGCAGTGGTTGGGAATGTGTAGGTCTCTGGTTTATGTGTAAAAGCTTTGATTTATGCTAATTAAAGAAAAGCTTGATGTTCAAATAAAAGTAGAAAAGctaagggctataaatagaaaacTGGTAACATGAACTTGTTGTTTTACTGAGGAAATTACTTACTGTATTATGTATCCAAGAACAATGAACAAAACTCTTATTGATGTTTAGCTTCTTGGAAACCAAAGGCCCTGTTTCGATCATTTGAGCGGAGCTATTCTTAGCACGGAATGATTTATTTCCGTGCAGCAGTTACTAAGTTCCCAAGAATACGCACTCTTACCGTACGAATTCCACGACCTGTCACCGAAGCGGGCGAAGCCCACCAACGACACCGTAACATCGATGTCATAACCCCTACAAATAGAACTCATTGACACAGGGCGGTGACATCTTCACGGGTCATGGGGTGTGTAGAGAAGTCCCCCCCCCTGGTTGTTTGTGCCATAAGGAGAACATTCCCCTGCAGGTGCGGTAAGACGCAAGAGAAGGCACATTGTTGTGATGTAAATCCGATTAGGATTGACacgaagaaaataataaacaccTTGCCCGTATCGATGGACCTATTTTCCCGAGCCTTCGTAGAGTGGACCGTAAGCCCACCATCCCCATCACCAGTACCACCAGAAGCCACTGACCTGGACAGCTTGTCAACGCACACAACAATCGATTGCAATCTGTGACATGGCTGTGGCCTGCATCGAACGTGTAGGAACCGTGttgatggtgctggtggcaAAAAAGCCCCCTTTTCGAAATGGCAACACTGGGAGCGGGATGGATTTCTTCCCCTAACTAATGGCTTCCGGGAGCTCTGGCGAGGGGAACTGCGCCTTGAGCCGCAGTGTCCAGTGGAAGCGCACACAAATCCATTAATTATCCAGCAGTTGCAGCTGAGGAGTGCTTTTCCGTGTGAATTAAGGTTACTTGGAACGGGGCAGCTGCTCTCGCTCAAGTTTGATCGCAGTGGGTGATGAATTCTGCCGAAAGCGCCTACCGGGGCAACTGGATGTTGATGAATTCGACGAAAGCCCATCAATATACCAGCACCAGCAAGAAATTCCGCGCGAAGAAAAGCGTCGTTTCTAGCGCCTACATAAATCATAACTAATTCATTAGCACGTGCGAGATTGAACAAATGGATGGGTAAATGgggggacaaaaaaaaaccgggcgTCATTTTCCTGTGTCCAGCCATgtggaatttgttttgggtgcCGAAATTGTGGAGGTCACTCATTTCCATTCCCCGGGTCTGGGTCATCGCGGGGTACGGTTTCGTTTGCAGGAAACTCCCAGCGGGGAATTATGCGCACGATTCTACGCAGGACCGGGTGCGGTTCGCATCGTGCATTGGTCCAATAAATTCACCGGACATTGTAACAGATGTCCAGGTGCGGCCTCCAGGTGGGAAGTCGGATCTTTGACAGTGTTCGTTCCCGATTGTAACACATCACTACTATTgtcccgattgtagcacatcactactttcGCGGATCGTTACAAATTGTTCGACGggtcatcgatcgtttcgtcatcacgcacaccattaaaaaatgcattataaataaagcggcaAAAGCCAAATTCTCACTCTCTTTGTCATTCAAATCCTCGGCAAGCAACACGCTTTACTCATCTCACCAGCAACTCCTTGGCACACACAAGTGGCACAGAACTCCAAGCAAACCACCCAGCTTGGTACCacgaaaaagcacaccatcggctcttttcagagccaccgattctttattaagaacatcttcaaaaaaaaaaaaaaaaaaatacaaaacacaacgtagggttcCGTACCAAACATTTTGGTGCCGACAAACCAGGATTAGATATCCTAAAAAATTGTGTGCGTTCTGTGGCCACCGTGTGTGTTGCAAGTGTAAAGTTGTACACCGGTTTGTTTCATTCGCGGTCGTTTAAGTTTATTCGCGGCACGTAGCGTTTCACAAACGGcacatagtgtgtatgtgtgcgttcgcgAATAATTGTGTACCATCCAGGgtacaaaacgcgtaccacaaagtgtgtgttctgtgcgcgtcattctcaaactcattcgcggcgcgtagcgcttctcaaagcgacacatagtgtgtatgtgtgtgctcgcgAATAATTGTGTACCATCCAGGgtacaaaacgcgtaccacaaagtgtatgttctgtgcgcgtcattctcaaactcattcgcggcgcgtagcgcttctcaaagcgacacatagtgtgtatgtgtgcgctcgcGAATACTCGTGTACCACCCACGgtacaaaacgcgtaccacaaagtgtgtgttctgtgcgcgtcattctcaaactcattcgcggcgcgtagcgcttctcaaagcgacacatagtgtgtatgtgtgcgctcgtgaataattgtgtaccactcagtgtacaaaacgcgtaccacaaagtgtgtgttctgtgcgcgtcattctcaaactcattcgcggcgcgtagcgcttctcaaagcgacacatagtgtgtatgtgtgcgctcgcGAATACTCGTGTACCACCCACGGTGCAATacgcgtaccacaaagtgtgtgttctgtgcgcgtcattctcaaactcattcgcggcGCGTAGCGTTTCTCAAAGCGacacatagtgtgtatgtgtgcgctcgcgaataattgtgtaccactcagtgtacaaaacgcgtaccacaaagtgtgtgttctgtgcgcgtcattctcaaactcattcgcggTACGTAGCGCTTCACAAGCgacacacagtgtgtgtgtgtgctcgcgaaTAATCGTGTACCACTCAGTGTACAAAAGGCGCTTCACAATTCGTGTGATCCATGCGCATTATCCTTGGTGCGCTATCTCGCGGCGCATATTCTTCGCAAGACAATCAATAATTGTCTGTGCATTTCGCAAAATTTGTGTACCTCCTCCGAGTACAAAGGGTGCCTCACAACCTGGGTGTTCAAGGCACATTGTTTAGTGCATGCCATTTGCATCGCATACAATTCTACGAAACTTCGCATCAAAGCCTGTGTTTTCAACAATTCTTACTAACCGTGCAGTGCGCGTTGTACTAACAAAGTAAAgtgatttgttttctctcAAGCAACCGTGTTTGCTCAGTGAAcattaaaaatgacaaaagcaGACAAGCTTAAGTCACGGCAAGCCAAACGGCAAAGCCTCATTGTGTCTATGCAGCGGCTTGCGCAGTTTGCAAAAGACTATActcctcaacaacaacagcaaatacCCGACCGACTTGATCGGTTGTCGAAAATTTGGGAATGTTTCCAAATGGTGCAGGAAGACTGCGAGGAATGGGACGATTCCGAGAATGCTACCAGCGAAAACGAAGCGTTATTGTCACAAGCAGAGGAGCTTtacttcgaaacaaaggccgcGTTAACAAGCTACATTCCGGAAACAGCAGATCAGGTAAAAGAAGAGGTTACCCGCCCAGCAAACGTAAGTGTTAAACTACCTATCATTTCATTACCTGAATTTTGTGGTGAGCTCACAGAGTGGCTATCCTTTTATGACACCTTTGTTTCACTTGTTCATAATTCTGAAGAAATTTCCAACatccaaaaatttcattacTTGCGTGCGTCCCTCAAAAGGGAAGCTGCCGGAATAATACAACCAATTCCTATAACAGCAGAAAACTATCAGGTGGCTTGGAAAGCTCTTTTGAATCGATATTCCAATAAAGTACATCTTCGTAAAATGCACACACGTGCATTGTTCGAGCTTCCAAAGCTAACCAATAGTCACGCCCCAGACTTGCGACAATTGGCCAACCAATTTCAGCTACACAtcgatattttaaaacaattagagGAGAGCATTCCTGACAACAGCACAATTTTTGTGGAACTTCTTGCTACCAAATTGGATAAAGCAACATTACAAGCATGGGAAGAACACAATTCCCAAGACATCCAGCCAACTCATCCAAATATGACAAACTTCTTGTTGAAAAGAGCTCAAACAATTGAAGCATTAGCGTTGCAGACAGGCAACCGCCCAACCACATCTCATTCGAAAATGGGTATACCTAACCATAAATTTTCCAAGAAAATGAGCACTAACACAATTAGTGTGAAAcaggacaacacacacacttgtcctGCATGCAAAAAAAGATGGTCACACGTTGCATCAGTGTCAATCCTTTATCGCTATGCCATGTAAGGCGCGTCAAGAGTTTGTATCACGAAACAAACTTTGTATCAATTGCTTGAGAAGTGGACATTTCTTTCAACAATGCCCTTCTAAGTACTCTTGCCGAATTTGTAAAAGGAAGCATCATTCTATTTTACACtatgaaacgcaaacaaataataaccCTGAATCAGAAAGCACCACATCTGAATCAAATATCATGGCAACTTTGCATACAATTAGTTCTGAGCACAGTCCCCAAAACGTGCTTCTCGCAACTGTACTACTACAAGTGGTCGACAAATATGgccaaaaacattttgcacgaGCCTTATTGGACAATGGTTCACAGCCAAACGCAATTAGTGAAAGATTGTGTCAGCAGTTACATTTAACTCGAAAAAATGTTAACGTTTCCATTGTCGGAGTTGATGGTACAAAAACAAGCGCAAGGTATCAAATACAAGCGGAAGTACAATCGCGAATAAATAATTTCGCAACAACAATGAACTTTCTAGTTTTGAAAAAGGTTGCTAGTGACACACCAATTACACCAGTACCAGCTCATTTTTGGAATGTACCTGCTTCATATCAACTTGCTGATCCTCACTTCAGCACACCAGGGCGCATTGACATGATCATTGGGGCAggacatttttattcattgctAGGTCCAGGAAGACAAAaattaccaaacaacaaccaacttgTTGAAACTGTGTTTGGATGGATTATGACCGGCAACATTCcatccaaaaatcaaaacgaagTTACATGTCACGTAGTAACCATGCATCCCACCATTGAAGAACAAATAGAACGATTTTGGAAGATAGACGAACTTCACAATTCAAGTTATAGTCTCAACGAAAGAGAATgcgaaaaccatttcaaagatACAGTCTCCCGCGACCACAATGGTCGATATATAGTTGAAATGCCAAAACATCCTGATATCAATCAAATGCTTGGTGATTCTAAAAACACAGCTATGCGCAGATTTCAACTACTTGAAAAACGATTAGAAAGCGATACGCATCTCAAGGCTCAATATCACAAGTTTATACATGAATATATAACGTTGGGGCACATGACTCTAGTCCCAAGAGAACGGGAAGATTGTTCAGGAGCATTTTATCTTCCCCACCATCCTGTGCTGAAGGATTCTAGCTCTACCACCAAGGTCAGAGTTGTGTTTGACGGCTCTGCCAAAACCAGTACCGGTAAATCACTGAACGATGCCTTACTAGTTGGGCCGGTGGTACAGGAAGAATTATTGACATTAATTATCAGATTTCGAAAATATGAAATAGCACTCATAGCTGACATCGAAAAGATGTATCGGCAGGTTACTATGAATCCAACTGATCGACACCTACAGAGAATTTTGTGGAGATTTGACAACTCTCAGCCCATTCGAACTTATGAGTTAGGAACCGTAACCTACGGCCTAGCTCCTTCAGCCTTCTTAGCAACGCGTACTCTAATTCAACTTGCCAATGACGAAGGTGATACGTATCTCAAAGCTCGTTCCGTGATTAAAGAAAACGTATACGTAGATGATTTGCTAGCAGGAGCAAATAACATCCCAGAAACAATTGAACTACGCAATCAGCTGAATGCTTTGCTACAGAAGGGTGGCTTTCTCCTTCGCAAATGGTGTTCCAACGCTCCAGCAGTATTAGCTGACCTACCACCTGAACTTATTGCCACCCATTCTTCCGTCAATTTTGATCCAGATGAAAGTATCAAAACCTTGGGCATATGCTGGGAGCCTATGTCAGACAAATTTCGTatcaacataaacattaatataATCAAGAGCCCTTATACCAAACGAAAGGTTCTATCAACCATAGCACAACTATATGATCCACTTGGATTGATTACCCCTATAACTATACGAGCTAAAATACTAATGCA contains:
- the LOC120896764 gene encoding uncharacterized protein LOC120896764 yields the protein MTKADKLKSRQAKRQSLIVSMQRLAQFAKDYTPQQQQQIPDRLDRLSKIWECFQMVQEDCEEWDDSENATSENEALLSQAEELYFETKAALTSYIPETADQVKEEVTRPANVSVKLPIISLPEFCGELTEWLSFYDTFVSLVHNSEEISNIQKFHYLRASLKREAAGIIQPIPITAENYQVAWKALLNRYSNKVHLRKMHTRALFELPKLTNSHAPDLRQLANQFQLHIDILKQLEESIPDNSTIFVELLATKLDKATLQAWEEHNSQDIQPTHPNMTNFLLKRAQTIEALALQTGNRPTTSHSKMGIPNHKFSKKMSTNTISVKQDNTHTCPACKKRWSHVASVSILYRYAM